The Sebastes fasciatus isolate fSebFas1 chromosome 13, fSebFas1.pri, whole genome shotgun sequence genome includes a region encoding these proteins:
- the slc25a17 gene encoding peroxisomal membrane protein PMP34, whose product MSFSVFSYESLVHAVSGAVGSVTAMTVFFPLDTARLRLQVDENRKAKSTPAILADIVKEEGLLAPYRGWFPVICSLCCSNFVYFYCFHSLKANWLRGKQSTPSTDLLIGFAAGVVNVLVTTPLWVVNTRLKLQGSKFRNADIRPTNYSGILDAFAQITRDEGVGALWNGTFPSLLLVLNPAIQFMIYEGLKRQLRRGVPRELSSVEVFIVGAVAKAVATIVTYPLQTIQSILRFGQFKESTDKSKLLSSIRSIKCLLVNRVRKYGMLGLFKGLEAKLLQTVLTAALMFLLYERIASCTFGVMGLNSNQYKKR is encoded by the exons ATGAGCTTCTCGGTGTTCTCGTATGAGAGTTTGGTTCATGCTGTCTCAGGAGCTGTG GGAAGTGTAACTGCCATGACAGTATTCTTCCCTCTTGATACTGCCAGACTGAGGCTACAAG ttgatGAAAATAGGAAGGCTAAATCAACTCCAGCCATTCTTGCAGATATTGTCAAAGAGGAAGGACT atTAGCTCCGTACAGAGGTTGGTTCCCAGTCATCTGCAGCCTGTGCTGCTCCAACTTTGTCTACTTTTACTGCTTCCACAGCCTAAAGGCTAACTGGCTGAGGGGAAAGCAGTCGACACCAAGCACTGACTTACTCATAGGCTTTGCTGCAG GTGTTGTAAACGTACTGGTTACCACTCCTTTGTGGGTGGTCAACACCAGGCTGAAGCTTCAGGGTTCCAAGTTTCGCAATGCAGACATACGACCCACCAACTACTCAGGCATTCTGG atGCATTTGCGCAGATCACCCGTGATGAGGGCGTGGGAGCGCTGTGGAACGGGACCTTCCCGTCTCTGTTGCTGGTGCTGAACCCCGCCATCCAGTTCATGATTTATGAAGGCCTGAAGAGGCAGCTGAGGAGAGGAGTTCCCAGGGAG CTGTCATCTGTTGAGGTCTTCATCGTCGGCGCTGTTGCCAAAGCTGTTGCCACCATTGTTACGTACCCACTGCAGACCATACAGTCCATTCTCAGG TTTGGTCAGTTCAAAGAGTCAACGGACAAGTCAAAACTACTGTCCAGTATAAGGTCCATCAAGTGTCTATTGGTCAACAGAGTGAG GAAGTATGGCATGTTGGGTCTGTTTAAAGGCCTGGAGGCCAAGCTGCTGCAGACGGTGCTGACTGCTGCACTCATGTTTCTTCTCTATGAGAGAATCGCCAGCTGCACCTTCGGAGTCATGGGACTGAACAGCAACCAGTACAAGAAACGCTAG
- the rpusd1 gene encoding RNA pseudouridylate synthase domain-containing protein 1, with protein MMTTESASLESLHVLYQSDDYIVVDKHWDIRIDSKMWYEKHTVQAQLRHRFPQLADPSTYYGFRFCHQLDFSTSGALCVALNKAAAGRAYRCFKDRTVTKAYLALVRGWVEKETQTLDFSIGKNSSEGKTHMMCIEGTEGCENPKPCQTALTVLEYGLYDGEPVTKVLLKPLTGRTHQLRVHCSAIGHLIVGDFTYSSGADEAPYRMMLHAHLLHIPLEPEPLHVSAGDPFLPTADPKWLPQRSLRTLEATVEALLEQIVEQDRKIKEEKRERVRRDEERRKGRREQRTEEESEEQRRQCQEWLSEWAGD; from the exons ATGATGACCACTGAGTCTGCCAGCCTGGAGAGCCTGCATGTGCTGTACCAGAGCGATGACTACATCGTGGTGGACAAGCACTGGGACATCCGCATCGACAGCAAGATGTGGTACGAGAAACACACCGTGCAGGCGCAACTTCGCCATCGCTTCCCTCAGCTGGCAGACCCTAGCACCTACTATGGATTCAG GTTCTGTCATCAGTTGGATTTCTCCACAAGCGGAGCTCTTTGTGTCGCCCTCAATAAGGCGGCTGCCGGCCGGGCTTACCGCTGCTTTAAGGACCGCACCGTCACCAAAGCCTACCTCGCTCTG GTACGTGGCTGGGtggaaaaagagacacaaacgtTGGACTTCTCCATTGGCAAGAACTCCTcagagggaaaaacacacatgatGTGTATCGAGGGAACTGAAG GTTGTGAGAACCCCAAGCCTTGCCAGACTGCGCTGACGGTGTTGGAGTACGGGTTGTATGATGGAGAGCCTGTCACCAAGGTGCTACTGAAGCCGCTCACTG GCCGAACCCACCAGTTAAGGGTCCACTGCAGCGCAATAGGCCACCTCATTGTCGGGGACTTCACCTACAGCTCGGGAGCCGATGAAGCCCCCTACCGCATGATGCTGCACGCCCACCTCCTCCACATTCCCCTGGAACCTGAGCCCCTGCACGTCTCCGCTGGAGACCCCTTTCTCCCCACGGCGGATCCCAAGTGGCTCCCGCAGCGCTCATTACGGACACTGGAGGCCACTGTGGAGGCGCTGCTGGAGCAGATTGTGGAGCAGGACAGGAAGAtcaaagaggagaagagagagagggtgagaagggacgaggagaggaggaaaggacgCCGGGAACAGAGGACTGAGGAGGAGagtgaggagcagaggaggcagTGTCAGGAGTGGCTCAGTGAATGGGCTGGAGACTGa
- the znf598 gene encoding E3 ubiquitin-protein ligase ZNF598, with the protein MAPTTSKETEKHCVLCCQEVDIFALGKCDHPVCYRCSTKMRVLCDQKYCAVCREELDKVVFVKKREAFSSLPYQQFPCEKKHDIYFCDEMTYAQYRHLLLPECLRCPEPKVFSKYEELEQHMRKQHELFCCKLCTKHLKIFSHERKWYNRKELARHRAHGDPDDTSHRGHPLCKFCDDRYLDNDELLKHLRRDHYFCHFCDADGSQEYYSDYPYLSEHFRESHYLCEEGRCATEQFTHAFRSEIDYKAHKAAEHSKNRAEARQNRQIDLQFNYALRQQRRTEGMVTGEDYEDMRQSRGGRGRIHGGQKSWRYSRDEEDREMAAAMRASLANRRPEERGPMPERGPMHERGPMHERGPMHERGPMHERGPMHERGPMHERGAMQERSAMQERSAMQERGAMQERSAMQERGAMQERSAMQERSAMQERNAMQERSAMQERGAMQERSAPKYLREERTERTEPEEPRHRTGQMRPISQPPVRTMKSANPGDGEDDFPALGGRSAPLMVKSAPPTVTAPHAALKEDDFPSLSAVAVSSPMTPAYSAQPRKTSSFHEEDFPALVSKIRPPKHAAGTKSAWSSHPAVSKPNPQPPPSSRPPTLLTSASSGPQLLTSTNSSTSRRKKKVGENGKATSTRSPPSSDDDNNVGLTQKEFRSVPTMLDISSLLTVKGGNSKPSSVTSSAPNPPPSTDPPTSKASKKKKQQKNTSAPSMSVSSMSGTTQTASTISVETAAQKENVPEKSRSKPPSSAATATLMSGLANGHPEKSPPVSKEAVVVAPHPKADPPLDPEEEFPALMTKNPPPGFKSSFPLKASAPAPSSAMPPPPPGLGGSGTKPPPGFTGIPLNSNVVEPTPSAVNPPPKVSSSEYLVPEDFHQRNLELIQSIRMYLHNDESKFNQFKNYSAQFRQSVISAVQYHSSCKDLLGEDYNRIFNELLVLLPDTGKQQELLSAHGDCRALEKQSGAGGGKKNKNKKNAWQMPTTAANMAADLDCQVCPTCRQVLAPKDFNSHKTLHTRDSEEFPSLQSISRIIS; encoded by the exons ATGGCTCCAACCACCTCTAAAGAGACAGAGAAGCACTGCGTCCTGTGCTGCCAAGAAGTGGACATCTTCGCCCTGGGGAAATGCGACCACCCTGTTTGTTACCGCTGCTCCACCAAGATGAGGGTGCTGTGCGACCAGAAGTACTGCGCCGTCTGCCGGGAGGAGCTCGACAAG GTGGTGTTCGTGAAAAAACGGGAGGCCTTTTCGTCTCTGCCCTACCAGCAGTTCCCCTGTGAGAAGAAGCATGACATCTATTTCTGTGACGAGATGACCTACGCCCAATACAG gCATCTGCTGTTGCCAGAGTGCCTCCGCTGTCCAGAGCCGAAGGTTTTCTCCAAGTACGAGGAGCTAGAGCAGCACATGAGGAAACAGCACGAGCTCTTCTGTTGCAAGCTCTGCACAAAGCATCTCAAG ATCTTCTCCCATGAGCGTAAATGGTACAACCGTAAGGAACTGGCGCGTCACAGAGCACACGGAGACCCAGACGACACCAGTCACAGAGGACACCCGCTCTGCAAGTTCTGTGACGATCGTTACCTCGATAACGATGAGCTGCTTAAACACTTGCGCAGGGACCACTACTTCTGCCATTTCTGTGATGCCGACGGTTCCCAGGAGTACTACAG CGATTACCCGTACCTGAGCGAGCACTTCAGAGAGAGTCACTATCTGTGTGAGGAGGGCCGCTGTGCCACAGAACAGTTCACCCATGCATTCCGCTCCGAGATCGACTACAAGGCCCACAAGGCCGCAGAGCACAGCAAGAACCGAGCAGAGGCTCGACAGAACCGCCAAATCGACCTGCAGTTTAACTACGCCCTGAGACAACAGAGGAGAACTGAAG GTATGGTGACTGGTGAGGACTATGAGGATATGCGTCAGAGtcgtggaggaagaggaaggattCATGGGGGTCAGAAGAGCTGGAGGTACTCCCG AGATGAAGAGGACAGGGAGATGGCAGCCGCAATGAGGGCCTCCTTGGCAAATCGTAGACCGGAGGAGAGAGGACCGATGCCAGAGAGAGGACCGATGCACGAGAGAGGACCGATGCACGAGAGAGGACCGATGCACGAGAGAGGACCGATGCACGAGAGAGGACCGATGCACGAGAGAGGACCGATGCACGAGAGAGGAGCGATGCAGGAGAGAAGCGCGATGCAGGAGAGAAGCGCGATGCAGGAGAGAGGAGCGATGCAAGAGAGAAGCGCGATGCAGGAGAGAGGAGCGATGCAGGAGAGAAGCGCGATGCAGGAGAGAAGCGCGATGCAGGAGAGAAACGCTATGCAGGAGAGAAGCGCGATGCAGGAGAGAGGAGCAATGCAGGAGAGGAGTGCTCCCAAATacctgagagaggagaggaccgaGAGAACAGAACCAGAAGAGCCCAGACACAGGACCGGACAAATGAGACCAATAAGCCAACCTCCAg TAAGAACAATGAAGAGCGCTAATCCAGGGGATGGAGAAGATGACTTCCCAGCTTTAGGAGGCAGATCTGCCCCACtcat GGTAAAGTCAGCTCCTCCAACGGTAACGGCACCCCATGCAGCTTTGAAGGAAGACGACTTCCCCAGCCTCTCAGCTGTAGCGGTTTCGTCCCCCATGACCCCGGCTTACTCTGCCCAGCCTAGGAAGACTTCCTCTTTCCACGAGGAAGATTTCCCCGCGCTCGTGTCCAAAATCCGGCCCCCCAAACACGCAGCTGGCACCAAATCTGCTTGGTCCAGCCATCCTGCTGTATCTAAACCCAACCCCCAGCCCCCTCCGTCCTCCAGACCTCCCACTCTCCTCACATCTGCATCCTCTGGTCCTCAGCTCCTCACCTCCACAAACTCTTCAACCTCACGGCGGAAAAAGAAGGTAGGGGAGAATGGAAAAGCAACAAGTACCCGGTCTCCTCCTTCTTCTGATGACGACAACAACGTAGGATTGACGCAGAAGGAGTTCCGCTCAGTGCCCACCATGTTGGATATCTCCTCTCTGCTCACCGTTAAAGGAGGCAACAGCAAACCCTCCAGTGTGACCTCCAGCGCTCCAAACCCGCCCCCCAGCACTGATCCTCCTACCTCTAAAGCCAGCaagaagaaaaaacagcagAAGAACACATCCGCTCCCTCCATGTCTGTGTCTTCAATGTCAGGGACGACACAAACTGCGAGTACAATCTCCGTGGAAACGGCAGCGCAGAAGGAGAACGTCCCTGAGAAAAGTCGGAGCAAACCTCCCTCCAGCGCCGCGACAGCGACACTGATGAGTGGATTGGCTAATGGCCACCCTGAGAAATCACCACCCGTTAGTAAGGAGGCAGTTGTGGTAGCCCCTCATCCCAAGGCAGACCCCCCTCTTGACCCGGAGGAAGAGTTCCCTGCTCTCATGACCAAGAACCCACCACCAG GCTTCAAGTCCTCCTTCCCGCTGAAGGCCTCCGCTCCTGCCCCATCCTCCGCTATGCCCCCACCTCCACCCGGCCTGGGAGGCTCAGGCACTAAACCCCCCCCAGGATTCACTGGGATCCCCCTCAACAGCAACGTGGTGGAGCCTACTCCGTCTGCAGTCAACCC GCCCCCCAAGGTGTCGAGCAGTGAATACCTGGTGCCAGAGGACTTCCATCAGAGGAACCTGGAGCTGATCCAGTCCATTAGAATGTACCTCCACAACGATGAGTCAAAGTTCAACCAGTTCAAAAACTACTCTGCTCAGTTCAGACAG AGTGTGATATCAGCAGTCCAGTACCACAGCAGCTGTAAGGACCTGCTCGGAGAAGACTATAACCGCATCTTCAACGAGCTGCTGGTGCTCTTGCCGGACACCGGCAAGCAGCAGGAGCTCCTGTCTGCCCACGGAGACTGTAGGGCGCTGGAGAAGCAGTCAGGCgctggaggaggaaagaaaaacaagaacaagaagaacGCCTGGCAGATGCCGACCACGGCGGCCAACATGGCAGCTGATCTGGACTGCCAGGTGTGTCCCACTTGCAGACAGGTACTCGCCCCTAAAGACTTCAACTCCCACAAGACCCTGCACACCAGGGACAGTGAGGAGTTCCCTTCCTTGCAGTCGATTAGCCGTATCATCAGCTAG